Within the Trueperaceae bacterium genome, the region GCCTCTATAACCGCTCTCTTACATGTAGTGCTCGAAGTCGCATAAACGACGTCACCGGGGCTTCTCGGGTATCCGCGCCACCGCCAGTATGTGGCTCCCGCCGTCGAGCGCACCCTCCTCGCGGCAACAGTCGAGTTCCCAGTCGAGCAGCGCCTCGAGCGTCTCCTCGTCACCCGCCAGTTCGAGCGCGGGCACGTGGTGGCCCGCCGTCAGGAAGTTCGTCGAGCTGGCCGCGACTACCTGGCAGTCGAACCGAAGCAGCTGGGCCTCCAGTTCGCGCCAGCGGTACATCTTCATCACATGCTTGTTCCTGAAGAGATCGTCGAGGAGCAGCCCGCTCGCCAGTACTTCGGCGATCCGAGCGGTACCCACCTCATGGCTCAGGTCCAGCACCGCGGGAAGGAGCGAGCGCGTGGCGCCGAGAGTGCTCATCACGCTCAGCAGCAGAGGAGCCGCCGGTCGGGCGACCCGTACGAGTTCGGCCAGGGCTTCGTCGGCCCTGTCCATGACGTAGGAGACGGGGCCGCCGTAGCAAACCACCGCGTCGAACGTGTCTTCGGCGAACTCGGAGAGGTCCACGATGTCGCCGCGCCGGCGTTCCACCACCGCCCCCTCGAGGCCAGCTCGGGCCACA harbors:
- a CDS encoding class I SAM-dependent methyltransferase, giving the protein MRYDPETIRGFFDSYGDREWERFEGRAQDRVSLHIHNHYLARFVKPGMHVLDAGAGPGRFTIELARIGARVTVLDISPQMLEQNRRRVARAGLEGAVVERRRGDIVDLSEFAEDTFDAVVCYGGPVSYVMDRADEALAELVRVARPAAPLLLSVMSTLGATRSLLPAVLDLSHEVGTARIAEVLASGLLLDDLFRNKHVMKMYRWRELEAQLLRFDCQVVAASSTNFLTAGHHVPALELAGDEETLEALLDWELDCCREEGALDGGSHILAVARIPEKPR